The Oceanicaulis sp. nucleotide sequence TCAGCCACGCCTTCGTTGAGAGGAACAAGCCGGCGACCTTCACCCACCCGCTCTGGTCGCTGATCAGCGATTACCGGATGACGTTCCTGGCCTTCACCGGCCGGCTCAAGCCCGAACTCGAGCGCGCCGGCGTGATCGGGCACCCTGAGGCCGGCCCCGCCGAATAGGCGCCGCGCCGGAGCTGAAAAGGAAAACGGCCGGAGCGGGGAGCTCCGGCCGTTTCGTATCCGGCGAACCGTTCTGGAGGCGCCACCCGGAATCGAACCGGGGTACAAGGATTTGCAGTCCTCTGCGTCACCACTCCGCCATGGCGCCAGCCGGAACGGGCGACGATGCTTACCCAAACACGGCCGCGCCCGCAACACGGATCGGCCGTGCAAGCTCAGCGCCGCGGCGTACGCGCCGCGCGGCGGCCTTGCCCGATGGAAACCGGCGGGTCTATAGACGGCCCCGACCTTTCCATCCACGAGGACACGCGCCGCGCCATGTACGATTACGCGAAGGCCCGCCTGGCGATGGTCAACAGCCAGATCCGCCCCTCCGACGTCACCGATCACCGCATCCAGGATGCGATGGGCGAGACGTCCCGCGAGCTGTTCGTGCCGAAAAGCCAGATCGCGAAGGCGTACGCCGACGCCGAGGTGCTGGTGGGTGAGAACCGCACCATGCTGCGCCCGCGCGAGTTCGCAAAGCTCGTCCAGGCCGCCAAGATCGGCCCCAAGGACGTGGTGCTCGACATCGCCTGCGGCCGCGGCTACTCGACCGCGATCCTGGCCCGGCTCGCCGAAACGGTGATCGGGCTCGAAACCGCCGACAGCGGTCTCGCGGCGAAAGCCTCCGACCGGCTGTCGAAAGTGGGCGCGGACAACGCCGTGGTGATCGAGGGCGATCTGGCCGAAGGCGTGCCCGGGCAGGGCCCGTTCGACGTGATCATCGTGCAAGGCGCGGTGGCCGAACCCAGCCCGGCCTGGATCGAGCAGCTCGCCGAAGGCGGCCGGCTCGCGGTCATCGAACGCGACGGCGTCGTGGGCCGCGCGATGATCTACACCAAAGCCAGAGGCGTGACCGGCGAACGCGCGGTCTTCGACGCCGCGCCGCCTTATCTGCCCGGCTTCGAGCCGGTGAGCAGCTTCGAGTTCTAGGTCTGCGCAGGAAGTCCGCTGCGCATTAATTCTCCGAAAAGTGAACGCTGTTCACTTCCCTTTTCACCTGTGGGCATGCATATCATGCACGGCGCGCAGGGAAGATGCGCGTCAAGGCCGGCGAAGGGGCGAGTTCATCATGCGACATTTCCGGCTCGGGGCCGCCGCAGCGGCGCTGCTCACCACGCTTCTCGGCGCAGCAAACGCCCAAACGCTCGAAGAGACGCTCAGCGCGGCCTACGCCTCCAACCCGGTGCTCGCCGCACAGCGGGCGCGGCTCGAGCAGACCGAGGAAGGATACTTCCAGGCGCGCGCCGGCCGACTGCCGCAGCTGTCGGCAGACGCCGGCGTTTCTGAAAGCGAGACCTGGGGCGGCGGACCGTTCGGCCAGCCGGGAGGGGGCCAGGCCAGCTACGGCGTGACGCTCAGCCAGTCGCTTTATCGCGGCGGACGGATCTCCGGTCAGATCGACGCCGCCCTGGCGCGGATCGAGGCGGGCCAGGAGCAGCTGCGCAGCGTCGAGCAGGACATCCTGATCGCCGCGGTCGCCGCCCATTCCGACGTCGTGCGCGACCAGCAGATCCTCGCCATCCGCTCCAACAACGTCGAAGTCCTCGCCCAGCAGCTGCGGGCCGCGCAGGACCGGTTCGAGGTCGGCGAGATCACCCGCACCGACGTCGCCCAGGCCGAGGCCCGGCTGTCGGGCGCCAGGGCCCAGCTCTCCGCCGCGCAGGCCGCGCTCGCCGCCTCGCGCGCCGCCTATCAGCGGGTCACCGGTATCGAGCCGGTCGAGCCGGCCGATCCGGACGGCGCGCCTTTCGTTCCCGAAAGCTACGCCGACGCGCTGGACGTGGCGCTCGGCAACAATCCTGATCTGCTCGCCGCCCAGTTCGCCGAGATCGCGGCTGAAGAGGGTGTTCAGATCGCGCGCGGAGCGCTTCTGCCGGAAGTTTCGGTCAGCGCGAGCGCGTCGGAGAACCGCGAATCCGATTTCACCGGCCAGGCGCGCGGGTCTGCGACGGTCCGCGCTCAGGTGAGCGTGCCGATCTTCACCGGCGGGCTGAACCGCTCGCGCGTGCGCGAAGCGCGCGCCGTCGCCGACGAGGCGCGTCTTCAGGGCGTGTCGGCGCGCCGCCAGGTGATCGAGGGCGTCTCGAACGCCTGGAACACCTATCTGGCCGCGCTCGCGGTCATCGAATCGAGCCGTGAAGCCGTGCGCGCGAACGAGATCGCGTTCGACGGGGTCGAGCAGGAGGCGTTCGTGGGCCTGCGGACCACGCTGGACGTGCTCAAC carries:
- a CDS encoding protein-L-isoaspartate O-methyltransferase translates to MQAQRRGVRAARRPCPMETGGSIDGPDLSIHEDTRRAMYDYAKARLAMVNSQIRPSDVTDHRIQDAMGETSRELFVPKSQIAKAYADAEVLVGENRTMLRPREFAKLVQAAKIGPKDVVLDIACGRGYSTAILARLAETVIGLETADSGLAAKASDRLSKVGADNAVVIEGDLAEGVPGQGPFDVIIVQGAVAEPSPAWIEQLAEGGRLAVIERDGVVGRAMIYTKARGVTGERAVFDAAPPYLPGFEPVSSFEF
- a CDS encoding TolC family outer membrane protein, giving the protein MRHFRLGAAAAALLTTLLGAANAQTLEETLSAAYASNPVLAAQRARLEQTEEGYFQARAGRLPQLSADAGVSESETWGGGPFGQPGGGQASYGVTLSQSLYRGGRISGQIDAALARIEAGQEQLRSVEQDILIAAVAAHSDVVRDQQILAIRSNNVEVLAQQLRAAQDRFEVGEITRTDVAQAEARLSGARAQLSAAQAALAASRAAYQRVTGIEPVEPADPDGAPFVPESYADALDVALGNNPDLLAAQFAEIAAEEGVQIARGALLPEVSVSASASENRESDFTGQARGSATVRAQVSVPIFTGGLNRSRVREARAVADEARLQGVSARRQVIEGVSNAWNTYLAALAVIESSREAVRANEIAFDGVEQEAFVGLRTTLDVLNAEQELLNSRLELVRAERDLTVASYALMQAMGLLHTGRLALPVEEYDSGFERAGLFNFDLTPWD